A single window of Anopheles moucheti chromosome 2, idAnoMoucSN_F20_07, whole genome shotgun sequence DNA harbors:
- the LOC128298864 gene encoding uncharacterized protein LOC128298864, protein MIIARVVVVCICLVSLTFSRPAFRLRTAGRLAGTHRTVPFKIKRQTDDLHRRILKVDPSHYGEQFSPEEHSNESMTQLRQKASIAEVFRHRLMACGLITTKSPERWRDRLMAELDEIVTEIEHRCALCKTLYDGPCRYEVLRSLFDPCPACCRRKSAKTRLLLTLQKVLEQSLNSENAQSDSSVGPEDENEGYDSNVWPITEIPMSRKTRSTTEMPTEPTARSVGIHRDDHALGSPVQHPSHKVPWRSQPSAIEFKSSLSGQESASVQNHTNVLNYGTESSAVHIIDGQPVDNVHDFLQQYMNLVYGGQSGNEQRKQFFLDQLCRNATNGTIVLQCQDIAGRRKARSSENVTAEKISAWNVGEGANASSDVQKSLLFTTPSMNDLRTKDVGCRSCWTLGRKRHLWEGFN, encoded by the exons ATGATCATAGCGCGAGTTGTCGTGGTTTGCATTTGCCTCGTTTCTCTTACATTTTCCCGTCCTGCTTTCCGCTTGAGAACCGCCGGTAGGCTCGCAGGAACACATCGCACTGTACCGTTCAAAATCAAGCGACAAACGGACGATCTTCATCGGAGGATACTGAAAGTTGATCCATCGCATTATGG GGAACAATTTTCTCCCGAAGAGCACAGTAACGAATCGATGACACAATTGCGACAAAAAGCATCGATTGCCGAAGTTTTCCGACACCGGCTGATGGCATGTGGATTGATAACAACCAAATCACCCGAACGGTGGAGAGATCGGCTGATGGCTGAATTGGACGAAATAGTTACGGAGATAGAGCATCGTTGTGCGTTGTGTAAAACGCTATACGATGGACCCTGCCGATATGAAGTGCTCCGTAGCCTTTTTGATCCATGTCCCGCTTGCTGTCGGAGGAAAAGCGCCAAAACACGGCTCTTACTTACGCTTCAAAAAGTGCTGGAACAATCGTTGAACAGTGAGAACGCACAAAGTGATAGCAGTGTTGGGCCTGAGGATGAGAACGAGGGTTATGATTCGAACGTATGGCCCATTACGGAAATACCTATGAGTAGGAAAACAAGAAGCACAACAGAGATGCCTACCGAGCCAACAGCACGATCGGTTGGAATCCATCGAGATGATCACGCATTAGGTTCTCCCGTACAACATCCTAGCCATAAAGTCCCATGGAGATCACAACCGTCAGCAATCGAGTTCAAATCATCGCTTAGCGGGCAAGAATCAGCATCGGTTCAAAATCATACCAACGTTCTAAACTACGGTACAGAGTCTTCCGCAGTTCATATCATCGACGGACAGCCTGTGGATAATGTGCACGATTTCCTGCAGCAGTACATGAACCTCGTGTACGGTGGACAATCGGGCAATGAGCAaaggaagcagttttttcttGACCAATTATGCCGAAATGCAACCAACGGAACAATCGTACTGCAGTGCCAAGATATTGCCGGACGGCGAAAAGCGCGATCCTCAGAAAACGTCACTGCGGAAAAAATATCGGCTTGGAATGTTGGTGAAGGTGCCAACGCCTCAAGTGACGTTCAAAAATCGCTACTTTTTACTACCCCATCCATGAATG atTTAAGAACAAAAGATGTCGGTTGTCGGTCGTGTTGGACACTTGGTAGAAAAAGACATCTATGGGAAGGATTCAATTGA